One segment of Candidatus Fermentibacter sp. DNA contains the following:
- a CDS encoding PAS domain-containing protein gives MNGDRFSETATRSWARFVWSPATGISQAAGDCERLLGIQARALVESPDPVRLLPPGLSAALMSAIPETPTLAGLGSLLFTLDPSPGGTVVTVFEPVEARTRGGSILDDIGTGVVGVDASGIIRLWNNAMTSIVPVKSEAALGRPIDSLVPAPLLFAWNGVMNAVADGRIIRAELRPGVQRRVEAVFSPGGPGMIGVFLDTSDGFEAERRLRSARRMNQTYFQSISSGLVMLGSDLRILVSNRAFGRIFGVREGLPGMPVYEVLPPESFASLDQAVRRIQSGELEVPSSSVVFCMPGGERKVVSQTFRPVRSEDDENLYIVGIFEDITDRFALAEIVERNAGKTGRMLELVDGLGHAEPSAMPDLVVSSMVEIAGALAAALFKPDRHGAGRLAASYGDWPFVLPDDFLELRIPRSAWSGSQGLCLRVDELRQGVEADLCLDVIPIGSGQLERGFLVLLFDSQEAAHAFLAEASIPAFLIGSSLEAAVRAARNAQIETLLEKEKRFSSDLLGGIGIPAAVFGEDWRVLMWNREMSDITGLDAESARKRPGAVIELLFGPMGGIAEARKLASAPYSPPVTWAVRHSDGTVTECSWRICRSELAEKDSTESVSILSGVRLGGQQEERLEGRRHEDAMLLAGAVSRLSYAASPRQFASALADFAAAVTGASGATAVLPMHEGVMEARAGRAREDRTVSIPVPSADGLPSGPARLDLTGDASRRSLEMIGSIASGALSGSLACSLGRGLLDCGAPPETTTVLFSDEGGMVTSPGLVNGVWVEGGTHVARLLGIPTEAALDAMRSASLLGVVSMGAGAGTAPAIRVSPYHAGSLRFVWHSDPEAMHPGSTIWLKAVRDLSVWLPARLREARGRLSALSHVLGRENPVRPALMSLLLDMSSLARVSAHLGFLGRALLANPVRVPASEVIGLVVQKCIGKGRRPPDLDMGSGPPVVRVDAELISDLIEASMSAGGPGSAPAIRVGMMQGGKADGSYIHHGPGGLAVFEILWDRPIVPVIPQEEAVELAAGGTMSASAELAMVSIAAGLAGCIFQADANGIRIVTPAAQDEESWEPDA, from the coding sequence GTGAACGGTGACCGGTTCTCGGAAACCGCGACCAGGTCCTGGGCGAGGTTCGTCTGGAGCCCGGCGACCGGCATCTCCCAGGCCGCGGGCGACTGCGAGAGGCTGCTCGGGATCCAGGCCAGGGCCCTCGTGGAGAGCCCCGATCCCGTGCGCCTTCTACCTCCGGGGCTCTCGGCCGCACTCATGTCCGCTATCCCCGAGACACCGACCCTGGCCGGCCTCGGGAGCCTGCTGTTCACCCTGGATCCTTCGCCCGGCGGGACGGTGGTCACGGTGTTCGAACCCGTGGAGGCCCGCACCAGGGGCGGCTCCATCCTCGATGACATCGGCACCGGGGTGGTCGGGGTGGACGCCTCGGGCATCATCAGGCTCTGGAACAACGCCATGACCTCCATCGTCCCGGTCAAGTCCGAGGCAGCTCTCGGCAGACCCATCGACTCCCTGGTACCTGCGCCCCTCCTCTTCGCGTGGAACGGTGTGATGAATGCCGTGGCCGACGGCCGCATCATCAGGGCGGAACTAAGACCCGGCGTACAGAGGAGGGTCGAGGCAGTGTTCTCTCCCGGGGGCCCGGGGATGATAGGCGTCTTCCTGGACACTTCCGACGGCTTCGAGGCCGAGCGCCGCCTCAGGTCGGCCAGGAGGATGAACCAGACATATTTCCAGAGCATCTCCTCGGGCCTGGTGATGCTCGGCTCCGACCTCCGCATCCTCGTCTCGAACCGGGCGTTCGGACGGATCTTCGGGGTGAGGGAGGGCCTCCCCGGGATGCCCGTGTACGAGGTCCTGCCCCCCGAGAGCTTCGCCTCTCTGGACCAGGCGGTGAGGAGGATCCAGTCGGGGGAGCTCGAGGTCCCGTCCTCCTCCGTCGTCTTCTGCATGCCCGGCGGGGAGAGGAAGGTCGTATCGCAGACCTTCCGCCCCGTCCGGTCCGAGGACGACGAGAATCTCTACATAGTCGGCATCTTCGAGGATATCACGGACAGGTTCGCGCTAGCTGAGATCGTCGAGAGGAACGCCGGGAAGACCGGCAGGATGCTCGAGCTGGTCGACGGGCTGGGGCATGCCGAACCGTCGGCGATGCCGGATCTCGTGGTGTCCTCGATGGTCGAGATCGCGGGCGCCCTTGCCGCCGCGCTGTTCAAGCCGGACAGGCACGGCGCCGGGCGCCTGGCCGCTTCCTACGGCGACTGGCCCTTCGTGCTCCCCGACGACTTCCTCGAACTGAGGATCCCCAGGTCGGCCTGGAGCGGGAGCCAGGGGCTCTGCCTCAGAGTGGACGAGCTCAGGCAGGGAGTCGAGGCCGACCTGTGCCTCGATGTGATCCCGATCGGGTCGGGGCAGCTCGAGAGGGGCTTCCTGGTCCTCCTCTTCGACTCCCAGGAGGCCGCGCATGCCTTCCTGGCGGAGGCCTCGATCCCGGCCTTCCTGATCGGCTCATCTCTGGAGGCCGCGGTGCGTGCGGCCCGCAACGCGCAGATCGAGACCCTCCTGGAGAAGGAGAAGAGGTTCTCGTCCGACCTCCTCGGGGGCATCGGCATCCCGGCGGCCGTCTTCGGAGAGGACTGGCGGGTCCTGATGTGGAACAGGGAGATGTCGGACATCACCGGCCTCGACGCGGAATCCGCCAGGAAGAGGCCGGGGGCCGTGATCGAGTTGCTCTTCGGCCCCATGGGGGGGATAGCCGAGGCCAGGAAGCTTGCTTCCGCCCCATACTCCCCGCCCGTCACCTGGGCCGTGCGCCACTCCGACGGGACCGTGACCGAGTGCTCCTGGCGCATCTGCAGATCCGAACTCGCCGAGAAGGACTCGACCGAGAGCGTGAGCATCCTCTCCGGGGTCAGGCTCGGAGGACAGCAGGAGGAGCGCCTCGAGGGCAGGAGGCACGAGGATGCGATGCTGCTGGCCGGAGCCGTGTCCAGGCTCTCCTATGCCGCCAGCCCCAGGCAGTTCGCCTCTGCTCTTGCCGACTTCGCCGCTGCGGTGACCGGCGCGTCCGGAGCCACTGCGGTGCTGCCGATGCACGAGGGCGTGATGGAAGCCCGTGCAGGCAGGGCCCGGGAGGACAGGACCGTCTCCATCCCGGTCCCTTCCGCCGACGGGCTCCCTTCCGGTCCCGCCAGGCTGGATCTGACCGGGGATGCCTCCAGGCGCAGCCTGGAAATGATAGGATCCATAGCCTCCGGTGCCCTGTCGGGCTCCCTGGCCTGCTCTCTGGGAAGAGGGCTCCTGGACTGCGGCGCACCTCCCGAGACGACCACCGTGCTGTTCTCCGACGAGGGCGGGATGGTCACCTCCCCAGGTCTCGTGAACGGCGTGTGGGTGGAGGGAGGGACGCATGTCGCGAGGCTTCTGGGTATCCCGACGGAGGCGGCGCTGGATGCGATGCGATCCGCCTCTCTGCTGGGCGTCGTGAGCATGGGCGCCGGCGCCGGCACCGCCCCCGCGATCCGGGTGAGCCCGTACCATGCCGGCAGTCTGAGGTTCGTCTGGCATTCCGACCCCGAGGCCATGCACCCGGGTTCCACGATATGGCTGAAGGCCGTGCGCGATCTCTCGGTCTGGCTGCCGGCGAGGCTGAGGGAGGCCAGGGGCAGGCTTTCCGCGCTGTCCCACGTGCTGGGGCGGGAGAACCCGGTCCGCCCCGCCCTCATGTCGCTCCTGCTGGACATGTCGTCCCTCGCACGCGTCTCGGCCCATCTCGGGTTCCTCGGGAGGGCTCTGCTGGCGAACCCCGTCAGGGTGCCCGCATCCGAGGTGATCGGCCTGGTGGTCCAGAAGTGCATAGGCAAGGGCCGGAGGCCTCCGGACCTGGACATGGGCAGCGGGCCGCCCGTGGTGAGGGTCGACGCCGAGCTGATCTCGGACCTGATAGAGGCTTCGATGTCGGCGGGCGGACCAGGTTCTGCCCCTGCAATACGCGTCGGGATGATGCAGGGTGGAAAGGCCGATGGTTCCTACATACATCACGGCCCCGGGGGGCTGGCCGTCTTCGAGATCCTGTGGGACAGGCCCATCGTACCGGTCATCCCGCAGGAGGAGGCCGTGGAACTCGCGGCTGGCGGAACCATGTCCGCCTCGGCCGAACTCGCCATGGTCTCGATCGCGGCCGGGCTCGCGGGATGCATATTCCAGGCGGATGCCAACGGAATACGAATCGTGACTCCGGCTGCCCAGGACGAGGAGTCCTGGGAGCCGGACGCCTGA